A single window of Caldimicrobium thiodismutans DNA harbors:
- a CDS encoding LOG family protein — protein MDEAIKNRFLEEKQYVLEGLQAKESWRLFRILAEFVEGFEVLPRVYPGVTVFGSARTKPEDADYQRAFELGRLLVKSGFSVITGGGPGIMEAANKGAKEAGGYSVGLNIKLPMEQEPNPYANVRLEFRYFFIRKVMLAKYSVAFVFFPGGFGTMDEMFEILTLVQTKKIRPVPIVLVDREFWKPMYAWLSKTLIATGKISPSDVELFRILDEPQEVVNHIKEKLWI, from the coding sequence ATGGATGAGGCGATTAAAAATAGATTTTTAGAGGAAAAACAATATGTTCTTGAAGGTCTTCAGGCCAAGGAATCCTGGAGGCTCTTTAGAATTTTAGCTGAATTTGTAGAAGGTTTTGAGGTTTTACCCAGAGTTTATCCCGGAGTTACTGTCTTTGGTTCAGCCCGGACAAAACCGGAGGATGCTGATTATCAGAGGGCCTTTGAGCTGGGGAGGCTCCTTGTAAAATCTGGTTTTTCGGTAATTACAGGAGGTGGCCCCGGGATAATGGAGGCGGCTAATAAAGGGGCTAAAGAGGCAGGAGGTTATTCCGTTGGGCTTAATATCAAACTTCCTATGGAGCAGGAGCCCAATCCCTATGCCAATGTGAGGCTTGAGTTTCGCTACTTCTTTATTCGTAAAGTTATGCTGGCTAAATACTCCGTTGCCTTTGTCTTTTTTCCCGGTGGGTTCGGCACTATGGATGAGATGTTTGAGATTTTGACCCTTGTGCAGACTAAAAAGATAAGGCCTGTGCCTATTGTACTTGTAGATAGAGAATTTTGGAAACCTATGTATGCCTGGCTTAGTAAAACCTTGATTGCTACGGGTAAAATTTCTCCCTCAGATGTTGAACTTTTTAGAATACTTGATGAACCTCAGGAAGTGGTAAATCATATAAAAGAAAAACTCTGGATTTAG
- a CDS encoding aspartate carbamoyltransferase catalytic subunit, which yields MRHLLDIQSLSQEEISEILRLAENLKEILIRPIPKVPTLRGKLVLLLFYEPSTRTKFSFERACKVLSADTMSFSAKGSSLEKGETILDTVKNLYALGVNLLVIRHNLSGTPHFLAKHLKIPVVNAGDGIHEHPTQALLDLLTVKEKLGTLSGLKVAIVGDIKHSRVAHSDILAFQKMGSSVYVTGPAHLLPEPKEREFFEVKSGGFKVCYKMEDALKDADVVMALRIQRERHGEPFIPALKEYAEIFGLTPKYLELIKEKALLMHPGPINWGVELSYEMEKYPFQVILDQVENGVAVRMAVLLRFLSGD from the coding sequence ATGCGACATCTCCTGGATATACAGAGCCTTTCTCAAGAGGAAATCTCAGAAATTCTGAGGCTTGCAGAAAATCTTAAAGAAATCCTGATCAGGCCCATTCCCAAGGTGCCAACTCTGAGAGGTAAATTGGTTTTACTTTTGTTTTATGAACCTTCAACACGCACCAAATTTTCCTTTGAAAGGGCCTGCAAGGTTTTGTCTGCTGATACCATGAGCTTTTCTGCCAAGGGAAGTAGTCTCGAAAAAGGAGAGACCATTCTGGATACAGTTAAAAATCTTTATGCCCTGGGAGTTAATCTTCTTGTTATAAGGCACAATCTCTCAGGGACTCCCCATTTTCTTGCCAAACATCTAAAAATTCCTGTGGTCAATGCAGGAGATGGTATTCATGAGCATCCTACCCAGGCCCTATTAGATTTGTTAACTGTAAAGGAAAAGCTGGGCACTCTTTCAGGTTTAAAGGTTGCTATAGTGGGAGACATTAAACATAGCAGAGTTGCTCATTCAGATATTCTTGCCTTTCAAAAAATGGGTTCATCGGTTTATGTCACAGGGCCTGCTCATCTCCTGCCAGAACCGAAAGAAAGGGAGTTTTTTGAGGTTAAATCCGGAGGCTTTAAGGTCTGCTACAAGATGGAGGACGCCTTGAAGGATGCTGATGTTGTAATGGCCTTAAGGATTCAACGAGAAAGACATGGGGAGCCCTTTATTCCTGCTCTTAAGGAATATGCTGAGATCTTTGGGCTTACACCAAAATACCTTGAGTTGATTAAAGAAAAGGCCCTTCTTATGCATCCAGGACCTATTAATTGGGGGGTTGAACTTTCCTATGAAATGGAAAAATATCCCTTTCAAGTTATTCTTGATCAGGTGGAAAATGGAGTGGCGGTAAGGATGGCGGTTCTTTTAAGATTTCTTTCAGGGGATTAA
- a CDS encoding dihydroorotase codes for MKILLKKGRILDPSSGLDFVGDLLIEDGNIRGVERDIELSEKNITMLDCQGKLIFPGLVDMHVHLREPGEEWKEDIESGTRAALYGGVLRVACMPNTKPVNDSPEVTSYILKRAKEKAWVTVYPISAITKGQEGKELSEFGRLKKAGAIAVSDDGKWVANSALMKRALLYAKNFDLPVISHCEDPFLSFKGQINEGKISAKLGLKGIPSSAETIAVIRDLLLAKETETSVHLAHLSVKENIPFLKWAKEEGIPFTAETCPHYFTLTEKEVEGYNTLAKVNPPLRTEEDIYAIKNALKEGYIEVIASDHAPHSPLEKEVEFELASFGMLGLQFLLPLSFNLVREGVLSELKLLEYMITNPSKILRVTPPSFKEGALAEVIVFDPEEEWKVTEEIIQSKSKNTPLLGKTLKGKVKMIILQKTIYRADT; via the coding sequence ATGAAGATACTTCTCAAAAAGGGGCGTATCCTTGATCCCTCTTCAGGATTGGATTTTGTGGGTGATCTTTTAATAGAAGATGGAAATATACGAGGTGTTGAAAGGGACATAGAGCTTTCGGAAAAGAATATTACTATGCTTGATTGTCAAGGAAAACTTATTTTTCCAGGCCTTGTTGATATGCATGTGCACTTAAGGGAGCCTGGAGAAGAGTGGAAGGAGGACATTGAGAGTGGCACAAGGGCAGCCCTTTATGGTGGTGTTCTTAGAGTTGCCTGTATGCCAAACACTAAGCCTGTTAACGATTCTCCTGAAGTGACTTCATATATTTTGAAGAGGGCTAAGGAAAAGGCCTGGGTCACTGTTTATCCCATTTCAGCTATCACCAAAGGCCAGGAAGGAAAAGAACTTTCCGAATTTGGAAGGCTTAAAAAAGCTGGAGCTATAGCGGTTTCTGATGATGGAAAATGGGTAGCTAACTCTGCTCTCATGAAAAGGGCTCTGCTTTATGCCAAGAATTTTGATCTTCCTGTGATCTCCCATTGTGAAGACCCTTTTTTAAGTTTCAAAGGGCAGATAAATGAGGGAAAAATCTCTGCCAAGCTTGGACTTAAAGGCATTCCCTCATCTGCTGAAACCATTGCAGTTATAAGAGATCTTCTCCTTGCCAAAGAAACGGAAACTTCTGTGCATCTTGCTCATCTCTCTGTAAAGGAAAATATACCTTTCTTAAAATGGGCTAAAGAGGAGGGGATTCCCTTTACAGCTGAGACCTGCCCTCATTATTTTACTTTAACTGAAAAGGAGGTTGAGGGCTATAATACCTTAGCTAAGGTAAACCCTCCTTTAAGAACAGAAGAGGATATTTATGCCATAAAGAACGCTTTAAAAGAGGGCTATATTGAGGTTATTGCAAGTGATCATGCCCCTCATAGTCCCCTTGAAAAGGAGGTTGAATTTGAGCTTGCAAGTTTTGGGATGCTCGGGCTCCAGTTTCTCTTACCTTTAAGTTTTAATCTTGTAAGAGAAGGAGTTTTATCCGAGCTCAAATTACTTGAATATATGATTACTAATCCCTCTAAAATTTTACGGGTAACGCCTCCCAGTTTTAAAGAGGGAGCTCTGGCAGAAGTGATTGTCTTTGATCCAGAAGAAGAATGGAAGGTAACAGAAGAGATTATTCAATCAAAGAGCAAAAATACGCCCCTTCTTGGAAAAACCTTAAAAGGAAAAGTCAAAATGATAATTTTACAAAAAACGATATATAGGGCAGACACATAG
- the lpxC gene encoding UDP-3-O-acyl-N-acetylglucosamine deacetylase: protein MEYQRTVADVVIFEGEGVFSGKKIRVEIHPLRENEGIVFERADLSDKPRIPLVIENIVGLEGAVLLTNGKESISLVEHLLSAFHGLGIDNALVKVFGEEIPLLDGSAFPIVRALQEVGYLLLPAPRKKFVLKRPFQLVNGVGKISFKPSHKLSINARIYFEHPSIGEQTFKFTLTPQDFIREVSFARTFGFKDLLEERKKKGLLKGGSLSNAIVIDKEKVLNAEGLRAQDEFVRHKVLDIVGDLFTLGHPLLAEVSAELTGHKLHIEALKALSQAGLLEEVSTRALTFLWIPKKKRRSF, encoded by the coding sequence ATGGAATATCAAAGAACTGTTGCAGATGTGGTAATTTTTGAAGGGGAAGGAGTTTTTTCAGGTAAAAAGATCAGGGTAGAGATTCATCCCTTAAGAGAAAATGAAGGCATTGTCTTTGAAAGGGCTGATCTGTCGGATAAACCCCGCATTCCTCTTGTTATTGAAAATATAGTTGGCCTTGAGGGGGCAGTTCTTCTCACAAATGGTAAAGAATCAATCTCCTTAGTGGAGCATCTACTTTCTGCTTTTCATGGCCTTGGTATTGATAATGCTTTAGTAAAGGTCTTTGGGGAAGAGATTCCTCTTCTTGATGGGTCTGCTTTTCCTATAGTTAGAGCCTTGCAGGAGGTAGGGTATTTATTATTGCCCGCACCGAGAAAGAAGTTTGTTCTCAAAAGGCCCTTTCAGCTTGTTAATGGAGTGGGAAAGATATCCTTCAAACCTTCCCATAAATTAAGTATCAATGCCAGGATTTATTTTGAACATCCTTCCATAGGGGAACAGACCTTTAAGTTTACTCTTACCCCACAGGATTTTATAAGAGAAGTCTCCTTTGCCCGGACTTTTGGTTTTAAAGATCTTCTTGAGGAAAGAAAAAAGAAAGGCCTTCTCAAGGGAGGAAGTTTATCCAATGCCATAGTGATAGATAAAGAGAAGGTCCTTAATGCTGAGGGATTGAGGGCCCAGGATGAATTTGTCAGGCACAAGGTTCTTGACATAGTGGGAGATCTCTTTACCTTGGGGCATCCCCTTTTAGCTGAGGTTTCAGCAGAACTTACAGGGCATAAACTTCATATCGAGGCTTTAAAAGCCCTTTCCCAGGCTGGGCTTCTGGAGGAGGTTTCTACACGGGCCCTTACTTTTTTATGGATTCCTAAAAAGAAGAGGAGGTCTTTCTAA
- a CDS encoding L,D-transpeptidase family protein codes for MKAHGFTSLTGIFLFYIILLYSQGLAFTSLQNNKFIYFEDKEYILKKGDTLVDLAVKFKLGYQALLLANPGVDPWVPPPGSKILLPYKLIVPEEFILKKENYILINLPEMRLYYFRKGTFLTFPIGIGDEGKLPPTGNYKIVRKKEKPYWYPTESIRREEPELPEVVPPGPENPMGDYALYLDKGLFAIHGTNKAYSIGRRTTHGCFRLYPEDIERLFKMVPLKTDVFVTYLPYKLAIEDNSIYLQAFPDIDKRFPDPVQYIIKRLEELTSSKGLTYRINLLTLEEVLSKPDGLIYKIGKIRKTSSSF; via the coding sequence ATGAAAGCGCATGGATTTACCTCCTTGACCGGGATTTTTTTATTCTATATCATTTTACTTTACTCTCAAGGGCTTGCCTTTACTTCTTTGCAAAACAATAAATTTATTTATTTTGAAGACAAAGAATATATCCTAAAAAAGGGGGATACTCTGGTTGATCTTGCAGTAAAGTTCAAATTAGGCTATCAGGCACTACTTCTTGCCAATCCAGGGGTTGATCCATGGGTTCCTCCTCCTGGTTCAAAAATTCTTTTACCCTATAAACTTATTGTTCCAGAAGAATTTATCCTTAAAAAGGAAAACTATATACTTATAAATCTTCCAGAAATGCGACTTTACTATTTTCGGAAGGGGACCTTTTTAACCTTTCCCATTGGGATTGGAGATGAGGGCAAGCTTCCCCCCACAGGAAATTACAAGATTGTGCGCAAAAAAGAAAAGCCATACTGGTATCCAACGGAATCAATACGCAGGGAAGAACCTGAGCTTCCAGAGGTCGTCCCTCCTGGGCCTGAAAATCCTATGGGAGATTATGCCTTGTATTTAGATAAAGGCCTCTTTGCTATTCATGGCACTAACAAGGCATACAGCATTGGAAGAAGAACTACCCATGGATGTTTCAGGCTCTATCCTGAAGATATTGAAAGACTCTTTAAAATGGTTCCCTTAAAAACAGATGTTTTTGTAACCTATTTGCCTTACAAACTGGCTATTGAGGACAATTCAATCTATCTCCAAGCCTTTCCAGATATAGATAAACGCTTTCCTGATCCGGTTCAATATATTATAAAAAGGCTTGAAGAACTTACCTCATCCAAAGGCCTAACCTATAGAATTAATCTTCTAACTCTGGAAGAAGTTTTAAGTAAACCTGATGGCCTGATTTACAAAATTGGAAAAATTAGAAAGACCTCCTCTTCTTTTTAG
- a CDS encoding cysteine synthase: MRFHNILQKVGNTPIVKLNKLKVKGAVEIWGKLESQNPGGSVKDRIALAMIEDAEKRGLLTPEKIVIEASSGNTGIGLAMVCAAKGYRCVIAMPESASLERRKVMQAFGAEIVLTPAGKGTDGAIEFVYDLVRAESEKYFCPDQFNNPANWQMHYRTTGPEIWAQTEGKVTFVVSALGTTGTAMGIARYALDNHLPFKVVGVEPYPGHKIQGLKNMKESFPPGIFDRKLLYKVINVCDEEAYEMARWLARNEGIFVGMSSGAALAGALKLAEEIAEGMIVVIFPDHGERYLSTPLWAFETKEVERDLYLYNTLTQKKEAFVPKDPPVVKIYTCGPTLNIRPHIGLYRRLLTADILKGYLKLFGYTPFHVVNLTDFDDKTIQTALEKERPLKELTEEIERAFYEDLEFLRIERANAYPRVSENLEEMKELAFKLYDQHKAYEKFSALYFDVSRFPDYGRLAKVDLKALKGGVTVDQEEYEKEEPYDFALLKRVHILEMKAGYFLETPIGRVRPTWHIHCACIALKYLGDNFDIYTSGRDLIFPHHENTRAVAKALTGKELANYWIHTELSYFEGKKLSSDNRITLPDIKEKGFEGRVLRLYMLQSHYSSPLNFSWKALEDAKRYLEKIDTYLAYISFAKEKVLPDRERETLWEKLSTFEKNFKSALKEDLNTPLAISELTDFLKDLYRQAEKGFPAGYKEKVFEVLRSFNSIFKFLKFPKEIKDREILELAKRRDRARREGNFEEADIIREELINRGYKVYDTPSGTRVINFLDEE; encoded by the coding sequence ATGCGCTTTCATAATATCCTTCAAAAGGTTGGAAATACTCCTATTGTTAAACTAAACAAGTTAAAAGTCAAGGGGGCTGTAGAAATTTGGGGGAAGCTTGAAAGTCAAAATCCAGGTGGATCTGTGAAAGATCGTATTGCCCTTGCGATGATAGAGGATGCAGAAAAAAGAGGTCTTCTTACTCCTGAAAAGATTGTTATTGAGGCTTCAAGTGGGAATACAGGAATTGGGCTTGCCATGGTTTGTGCAGCCAAAGGGTATCGTTGCGTTATTGCTATGCCAGAGTCTGCATCCCTTGAGAGAAGAAAGGTTATGCAGGCTTTTGGAGCTGAAATTGTTTTAACTCCTGCAGGCAAAGGCACAGATGGAGCCATTGAGTTTGTTTATGATCTTGTGAGGGCTGAGTCTGAAAAATATTTTTGCCCTGACCAGTTTAACAATCCTGCCAACTGGCAAATGCATTACCGAACAACTGGGCCTGAAATCTGGGCTCAAACCGAGGGGAAAGTTACCTTTGTGGTAAGTGCCCTTGGAACCACTGGAACAGCCATGGGAATTGCAAGATATGCCCTTGATAACCATCTTCCCTTTAAGGTGGTTGGGGTTGAACCCTATCCCGGGCATAAAATTCAGGGACTTAAAAATATGAAGGAATCCTTTCCCCCAGGAATTTTTGATAGAAAACTTCTTTATAAGGTGATTAATGTTTGCGATGAAGAGGCCTATGAGATGGCAAGATGGCTTGCAAGGAATGAGGGTATATTTGTAGGAATGAGCTCAGGGGCAGCTCTTGCTGGAGCTTTGAAACTTGCTGAAGAAATTGCTGAAGGAATGATTGTAGTAATCTTCCCTGATCATGGAGAAAGATATCTCTCAACTCCCCTCTGGGCCTTTGAAACAAAAGAGGTGGAAAGGGACCTTTATCTTTATAATACCCTTACTCAGAAAAAGGAGGCCTTTGTTCCTAAGGACCCCCCTGTAGTTAAGATTTACACCTGTGGCCCAACTCTTAACATCAGGCCTCACATCGGGCTCTATCGCAGGCTTCTTACTGCAGATATTTTAAAGGGGTATCTCAAACTTTTCGGATATACTCCTTTTCATGTGGTAAACCTTACTGATTTTGATGATAAAACCATCCAGACTGCCCTTGAAAAAGAAAGACCCTTAAAGGAATTAACTGAAGAAATAGAAAGAGCCTTTTATGAAGATCTTGAATTTTTAAGAATTGAAAGGGCTAATGCTTATCCCAGGGTGAGTGAAAATCTTGAGGAGATGAAGGAGCTTGCCTTTAAACTTTATGACCAGCACAAGGCCTATGAGAAGTTTTCTGCCCTTTATTTTGATGTGTCAAGATTCCCTGATTACGGAAGGCTTGCCAAAGTTGATTTGAAGGCTCTCAAAGGAGGTGTGACAGTTGATCAAGAGGAATATGAAAAGGAAGAACCCTATGATTTTGCCCTTTTGAAAAGGGTTCATATTCTTGAGATGAAGGCAGGCTATTTTCTTGAAACACCCATTGGAAGAGTGAGGCCTACCTGGCATATCCACTGCGCTTGTATAGCTTTAAAATATCTTGGGGACAATTTTGATATCTATACCAGTGGAAGGGATTTAATCTTTCCCCATCATGAAAACACAAGAGCCGTTGCCAAGGCTTTAACTGGTAAGGAACTTGCCAATTACTGGATTCACACAGAACTCAGCTATTTTGAAGGAAAAAAACTCTCCTCAGATAATAGAATCACCCTTCCAGATATCAAAGAAAAAGGTTTTGAAGGTCGGGTTTTAAGACTATATATGCTTCAGAGTCACTACAGTAGTCCTCTTAATTTTTCCTGGAAAGCCCTTGAGGATGCAAAAAGATACCTTGAAAAAATTGATACCTATCTTGCCTATATTTCCTTTGCAAAAGAAAAGGTTTTACCAGATAGGGAAAGGGAAACTCTCTGGGAAAAACTCTCCACCTTTGAAAAAAACTTTAAATCCGCTTTAAAAGAAGATTTAAACACCCCTCTTGCTATTTCGGAATTAACCGACTTTCTTAAAGATCTTTATCGTCAGGCAGAAAAGGGCTTTCCTGCAGGCTATAAAGAAAAAGTTTTTGAGGTTTTAAGGAGTTTTAACTCCATCTTTAAATTTCTTAAGTTTCCAAAAGAAATAAAAGACAGGGAAATACTTGAGCTTGCAAAGAGAAGAGATAGGGCACGAAGGGAGGGAAACTTTGAGGAGGCAGATATTATAAGAGAGGAGCTTATTAATAGAGGTTATAAAGTTTATGATACTCCCTCAGGCACCAGGGTTATAAATTTCCTTGATGAAGAATAA
- a CDS encoding endonuclease III domain-containing protein: MKNKIFFEIFEKLYRFFGPQGWWPAESPFEVCVGAILTQNANWKNVEKAIENLKKKNLLTPEALYQLSERELAELIKPSGFYNLKAKRLKNFLKFLFENYQGDLKRMREENPEILRRKLLEVKGLGLETVDSILLYALDMPFFVVDAYTYRILFRHGLCPEETTYEELQNIFHENLERDIELYKEFHALLVACGKIFCKMKEPLCEPCPLSELR; this comes from the coding sequence ATGAAGAATAAGATTTTTTTTGAAATTTTTGAAAAGTTATATAGGTTTTTTGGTCCACAGGGGTGGTGGCCTGCAGAGAGTCCCTTTGAAGTCTGCGTGGGAGCTATCCTTACTCAAAATGCAAACTGGAAAAATGTAGAAAAGGCCATAGAAAATTTAAAAAAAAAGAATCTTTTAACCCCAGAAGCCTTATATCAGCTTTCAGAAAGAGAACTTGCCGAGCTCATTAAACCCTCTGGATTTTATAATCTTAAGGCCAAAAGACTAAAAAATTTTTTAAAATTTCTCTTTGAAAACTATCAGGGAGATCTTAAAAGAATGAGGGAGGAAAATCCTGAGATTTTAAGAAGAAAACTTCTTGAGGTAAAGGGCCTTGGCCTTGAGACCGTGGATTCCATTTTACTTTATGCCTTAGATATGCCCTTTTTTGTGGTGGATGCCTATACCTATAGAATCCTTTTTCGGCACGGGCTCTGTCCTGAAGAAACCACCTATGAAGAACTACAAAATATCTTTCATGAAAATCTTGAAAGGGATATAGAATTATACAAGGAATTTCACGCCCTTTTGGTTGCCTGTGGAAAAATTTTCTGTAAGATGAAAGAGCCCCTCTGTGAACCTTGCCCTTTATCTGAGCTGAGGTAA
- a CDS encoding DMT family transporter, with protein MVWIILSILAGFFVALSDALNKKYISKEGFVKMTVSRTLGAFPFLFPLFLYFLLEKTSYLYFTPDFIVNTLILLFLEIIATLFYMKGIEISPLSASLPFLSFTPIFIIFTGFFILGERVSVPGALGIFLIVTGAYLIHLPRINQGILAPLKGIWEERGGLFLLVTAFIYGITSVLGKRGLLLSDPLFFASFYFSLLSFTTPLILKFIYKIEILSFLKKNFRGIILVGGTQALMCFCHMLALSLIETAYMIALKRTSIFFAVGLGWLFFKERHIGLRLGASILMFIGILIIAFWK; from the coding sequence ATGGTCTGGATAATCCTTTCCATTCTTGCAGGGTTCTTTGTAGCCCTAAGTGATGCCTTAAACAAAAAATATATATCCAAAGAAGGCTTTGTAAAAATGACTGTTTCAAGAACCCTTGGAGCCTTTCCCTTTTTATTTCCTTTGTTTCTCTATTTTCTATTAGAGAAAACTTCCTATCTTTATTTTACCCCAGATTTTATAGTTAATACTCTAATTCTTCTTTTTCTTGAAATCATAGCTACCCTTTTTTACATGAAAGGTATCGAGATCTCTCCTCTTTCAGCTTCCCTTCCCTTTTTATCCTTTACCCCAATTTTTATCATTTTTACTGGATTTTTCATTCTTGGAGAAAGGGTAAGTGTGCCTGGTGCTTTGGGAATTTTTTTAATTGTTACCGGAGCCTATCTCATTCACCTTCCAAGAATTAATCAGGGAATCCTTGCACCTTTAAAAGGTATCTGGGAGGAAAGAGGAGGCCTTTTTCTTCTGGTCACAGCCTTTATCTATGGAATTACAAGTGTTCTTGGTAAAAGAGGCCTTCTTCTATCAGATCCCCTCTTTTTTGCCTCCTTTTATTTTTCCCTTCTTTCCTTTACCACACCATTAATCTTAAAGTTTATATATAAAATTGAAATCCTTTCTTTTTTAAAGAAAAATTTTAGAGGTATAATTCTGGTGGGAGGAACGCAGGCTCTTATGTGTTTTTGCCACATGCTTGCTTTAAGTCTTATTGAAACCGCCTATATGATTGCCTTGAAAAGAACAAGCATTTTCTTTGCAGTGGGGCTTGGCTGGCTTTTTTTTAAAGAGAGGCACATTGGCCTTCGCTTGGGAGCCTCAATTCTAATGTTTATAGGAATTCTGATTATTGCCTTCTGGAAATAG
- a CDS encoding MFS transporter: MSSKSPFTLIILLGLVSLFSDFTYEGARSIIGPYLATLGVSATLVGFVAGLGEFLGYFLRFFSGYLTDRLRKYWAITFAGYFINLFSVPALYFAKTPFQAVSLILLERTGKALRTPARDTILSYATFKIGRGKGFGIHEAMDQIGAFLGPLMVAGILYFTKDYKTAFAGLLFPALLALFFLFLARKLFPSPEKFERTSPLSEGDSFSKGFWLYALAMGIYGAGYADFALISYHFKKIELFIGEEIALLYALAMAIDALSALIFGYLFDKKGILILIGAIGLSSLFAPFVFLGRKELAIWGIILWGIGFGAQESIIRAGVSYFVPPQMRGRGYGIFNALFGLFWFLGSTLLGILYDLSLPILVGTSIFLQLLSILLLIKVSKVSQFP; encoded by the coding sequence ATGTCCTCAAAATCTCCTTTTACCCTGATTATATTGCTTGGGCTTGTAAGTCTTTTTTCAGATTTTACCTATGAAGGGGCAAGATCCATTATTGGGCCCTATCTTGCAACCTTAGGGGTAAGTGCAACCCTTGTTGGATTTGTAGCGGGATTGGGAGAGTTTCTGGGATATTTTTTGCGTTTTTTTTCAGGCTATCTTACAGATAGATTGAGAAAATACTGGGCCATAACCTTTGCAGGTTATTTTATAAATCTTTTTTCAGTGCCAGCCCTTTATTTTGCAAAAACTCCCTTTCAGGCAGTAAGTCTTATTCTTCTTGAAAGAACAGGAAAGGCTTTAAGAACACCAGCAAGAGATACCATCCTCTCTTACGCAACTTTTAAAATAGGAAGAGGCAAAGGTTTTGGCATTCATGAGGCCATGGATCAGATAGGGGCTTTTCTTGGCCCTTTGATGGTTGCAGGAATTCTTTATTTTACCAAGGATTATAAAACCGCCTTTGCAGGTCTTTTATTTCCTGCCTTATTGGCTTTATTTTTTCTCTTTCTGGCAAGGAAGCTTTTTCCAAGTCCTGAAAAGTTTGAAAGGACATCCCCTCTCTCTGAAGGAGATAGCTTTTCTAAGGGCTTTTGGCTATATGCCCTTGCTATGGGAATCTACGGTGCAGGTTATGCAGATTTTGCCCTAATTAGCTATCATTTTAAAAAGATTGAGCTTTTTATAGGAGAAGAAATTGCCCTTCTCTATGCCTTAGCTATGGCAATTGATGCCCTATCAGCCCTTATCTTTGGTTATCTCTTTGATAAGAAGGGTATTTTAATTTTAATAGGGGCTATAGGACTTTCCTCTCTTTTTGCTCCTTTTGTGTTTTTGGGAAGAAAAGAGCTTGCCATATGGGGAATTATTCTCTGGGGGATAGGCTTTGGCGCTCAAGAATCAATTATTCGGGCAGGAGTTTCCTACTTTGTCCCTCCCCAGATGAGAGGAAGAGGTTACGGAATTTTTAATGCCCTCTTTGGGCTCTTCTGGTTTCTTGGTAGCACCCTCCTTGGAATCTTATACGATTTATCTTTACCTATCTTGGTGGGAACATCAATTTTTTTACAGCTTCTTTCCATTCTATTATTAATAAAAGTATCTAAAGTATCTCAATTTCCATAG
- a CDS encoding sodium:calcium antiporter, whose translation MSMNSIIEIITYFSAFLMATGVITFCGSRLSKYGDIIAEKLGLSRTWIGVILLATVTSLPELITGISSVTYADVPDIALGDILGSCVFNLLILAFLDMQFRGSPVTSLAHHGHILSASLGILLFIITALSLFLKDKIFPLGWIGPYTLIFILTYFIGVKMIYIYEKRQFARYIKEKAIELKYEEISTKKAIIHYAINGFFVIITAIFLPIIGEGLAEATGLGQSFIGTIFIAMTTSLPEVVVTLSAAKIGAIDLAIGNLFGSNLFNIFILGIDDILYVKGPLLYYVNENHIISALSASAMTSVAIMGLIYRAEKKNFFIAWDSLIIIMFYLINMMLLYTLR comes from the coding sequence ATGTCTATGAATTCAATTATAGAGATTATAACTTATTTTTCAGCCTTTTTGATGGCCACTGGAGTTATCACTTTTTGTGGAAGCAGGCTTTCTAAATATGGAGATATAATTGCGGAAAAATTGGGGCTTTCTCGCACCTGGATAGGTGTCATTCTTTTGGCCACAGTTACTTCTCTACCAGAACTGATAACAGGCATTAGCTCTGTGACCTATGCAGATGTTCCTGATATTGCTCTTGGAGATATTTTGGGAAGCTGTGTTTTTAATCTGTTGATTCTTGCTTTTCTTGACATGCAATTTAGAGGCTCACCTGTAACTTCCCTTGCCCATCACGGTCACATTCTTTCTGCCTCCTTAGGAATACTACTTTTCATCATAACCGCCTTGAGCCTCTTTTTAAAGGATAAAATTTTTCCTCTTGGATGGATTGGGCCTTATACCTTAATATTTATTCTAACTTACTTTATTGGTGTTAAAATGATTTACATATATGAAAAAAGACAGTTTGCCAGATATATAAAAGAAAAAGCTATAGAATTAAAATATGAAGAAATCTCTACTAAAAAAGCTATAATACACTATGCAATTAATGGTTTTTTTGTAATAATTACTGCTATTTTTCTTCCCATAATTGGAGAGGGTCTTGCTGAAGCAACAGGGCTTGGGCAGAGCTTTATTGGAACTATCTTCATTGCAATGACAACTTCTCTCCCTGAAGTAGTGGTCACCCTTTCTGCTGCAAAAATTGGTGCTATTGATCTTGCCATAGGAAATCTCTTTGGAAGTAATTTATTTAATATTTTCATTTTGGGAATTGATGATATACTTTATGTGAAAGGTCCCTTATTATATTATGTTAATGAAAATCATATAATTTCGGCTTTATCAGCAAGTGCCATGACCTCTGTGGCCATAATGGGGCTTATCTATAGGGCTGAAAAAAAGAATTTTTTCATTGCCTGGGATTCTCTAATAATTATAATGTTCTATCTTATTAATATGATGTTGCTTTACACCCTGCGCTAA